CAAAATATAGATAGAGATATTTCCGGAAAAGAGCATGAAATAAAAGTATTAACAAAAGAGATTGAACAATTATCAAACAGGAAAAGCGTTCTTCAGGATAAATGGAAAGAAAACAAGCATTATTTAAAGCAGGTTGACGAAATAAAAAATAAGATTGCAACACTCTCTTTTATGCTAAAAGAAGGTAAGGATGCAAAAAAGCAGTTACAAGTATTAACTGAAGAAATAAAAACCCTTGAAGAGAAAATTAAAGGGAAATTGTTTGCTCTTAATGAAAGAAAAGAACTGGAAGATGTAAAAAATAAAATTCAGGAACAAGGATATGATGACTCAAAGTACGTCATGGTTAATCAGGAATTAGAAAAACTCAAAAAAGCTCCTCTGTATATGGAAAAATTGTCGGAAGGGCAAAAATCTATTCTTGATTTAACAAAAGAACAGAAAGAAATAGAAAATCAATTGGAATCCGGAAAAAAAGCTATTAACAATTTAGAAAGTCACTATATGAAAATTATAAAAGCCCTGGATGAATTGCCAAAATACGAAAAAATGCTACAATGTCATCAGAAATTATTATTCCATTTACAGATTTATCACACCAGGCTTTTTGAAAAAAAAGGGGCATATCAGGAAAAAATAGAAAAAATAATAGACTTGCAGAAGGAAGCAAAGAGATATGAAGGGAAAAGAGTTCATTATCTTCGTCAGAAGGAAATTTATAAGAAATTAGCAGTTGCATTCGGGAAAAATGGTGTCCAATCAATGATAATTGAAAATGCAATTCCAGAACTGGAAGATGAGGCTAATGAGATTTTGGCCCAGTTATCAAATGAAAAAACAACTATCAGCCTGGAGTCACTGAAAGAATTAAAAAGTGGTGATTTGAGGGAAACACTTGATATAAAGATACACGATGATGTGGGCATCAGGCCTTATGAGCTTTATAGCGGAGGGGAGACTTTCCGCATTGATTTTGCTATTAGAATATCTCTTTCCAAGCTTTTAGCTTACAGGGCAGGTGCCCGGCTGAAAACACTGGTAATTGATGAAGGTTTCGGCACTCAGGATGAGGATGGGCTGGAAAAATTAATTCAAGCTATTCATGCTATTCAGAATGATTTTGAAAAGATTCTGGTAATCACACATTTGCCTTTGTTAAAAGACGCCTTTCCTGTAAGGATTGAGGTCTGGAAGGATCCAGCCCTGGGTTCCCAGTTTGATTTGATTCATCTATAGCCCTTTTTAGATTCAGTAGTTTTTTGTTGTAAAAATCTCGCTCTCTGAACAAGATATTTACCATATTTTTCCCGTATTTTGTCTACCGATTGGGTCAAAGCACTCCATTTTTCTTCCTGGTTGTCATCCGAATAAAAACTCAACTGTCTCGGCTGTTTTCCATACTGCAAAGAAGAAAGTTTTATCCCCATTAAACGAATTCCCGGAGACTTCATAGGAATTAAATCTAATAGTTTTTTGGCTTTCTGAAAGATAATATTGTCCAGATTAGTGGCATACTCTAATGAGCTGGATCTTTGTATGGTTCTAAAGTCATGAAAACGAACTTTAAGGGTAACTGTTTTCCCTACATATCCTCTTTTACGGGCAGTATAGCCTATATTTTGACTGAAATCCAGAATGATTTTTGTCAATTCATCTTTATTGGTGATATTTTCAGAAAATGTCATTTCTCTGCCAATTGACTTGGATTCTTCGGCAGGACAGACTGGACTATTGTCAATTCCCTGAGCCAATTGTTTTATTTTTGTGCCGTTTTCTCCCAATATTCCCTGCAGGATAACATCCGGCATTTGAGTTAATTGCTTTATAGTGAAAATACCGGAACGATTTAAAATCCCTGCCGTTTTTTGTCCGATACCCCATAATTTTGTAATAGGCAGTTCAGATAAAACTTCAGAAATATTATCATCAGGAAGAACGTAAAAACCATCTGGTTTGCCCAGATTAGTGGCAATTTTTGCCAGGAATTTATTGGATGCAATTCCCACTGAAACAGGTAAATGCAATTCTTTTTTGACTCTGTCTTTAATTTTATGGGCAATTTCTTCTGCTGACCCAAACAGTGATTTACATCCTGTTACATCCAGAAAGACTTCATCAATACTTAATGGTTCGATTAAAGGGGTATATTCGCTGCATATCTGAAAAAAATCATGAGATACCTTGCTGTAATAGCGAATCCGGGATGGTATAAAGATTGCTCCGGGGCATTTTTGCTGAGCCTCCCAGATAGGCATTCCTGAATGTATGTCGTATTTGCGGGCTTGATAGGAAGCAGTGCAAACTACGCCTCGACGGGATAATTCTCCATTATCCTTAAATATACCACCTACAATAATTGCTTTACCTCGATATGCAGGGTTATCTCTTTGTTCTACCGATGCAAAAAATGCATCCAGGTCCAGGTGAATAATAGAACGTTTATTTCGAGTAGGCATTTTTTGATATTTCCTCCTGATTTATTATTATAGCGCATTTGAACCCGAGTTAGAATTAATACTTTGTATTTTATTAATGATTATTTTTTCTTCCTTCTCCCTGTTGCCTGTATTGCCTTCAATCATAAGCAAAGCATCTTTCACGAGTAAAGAAAAATATTGCTGGAATGTTTCAGGAAAGGCGATGGCTTCAAAGAAACCCGATTCGTCTTCTAATAATAAAAATGCCATTATTTTGTGATTTTTAGTAAATTGCCTCCTTACCTGGATCAGAAGACCGGCAATACAAACATGCTGGCCGGGTCTGAGCTGTTCAATCTGGTTACTTCTGACATAAATATTTCCGGATGGCAAATGATCTGATATCCTCTTTCGGTATACTGAAAGAGGATGTGAGCTGACATAGATTCCTAAAATATCCTTCTCTATCTTTAAAATAGCAGAAGGGGAAAAAGTATAAGCAGGTATGGTTTCCTGCAGTAATAAACTATTTTCTACGTTTTTTGTTTCAAATTTTAAGAGAGTTGACATTGTTTTTTCTCCTTTCCGGTTTCGGTTAGAACAAGTGGTAATATATTCAACAATACAGATCTAGGGTAGGCCATAAAATCAAAAGCACCTATTTTAATCAGGTTTTCGATTACAGAACGGGTAATTCTGGCAGAATCAGTTCTGGCACAGAAGTCATGCAGGGATAGAAATGGGCCATCTTTATCCCTTATCTTTAAGATACGGTCTATTTGTTTAATACCCAAACCTTTTACTTGCAAGAGTCCTATTCGGATAGCCCTGTCTTCTATAGAGAAGCCCGCATTGCTTTTATTTACATCAGGCAACAGAATGTGTACATTGAAGCGCCGGGCTTCCTGTATATAGCGATCCATGTCATAATAACCCATTCCACAGGTAAGCAGAGCAGCAATATAATGTGTCGGGTAGTGAACCTTTAGATAACAGGTCAGGTAAGAAAGGAGGGCATAAGAGGTACTGTGTGCTTTATTAAAACCGTAATAGGCAAATTTGGCAACAAGGTTGAATATATTTTCTGCCTCTTCCCGATTATGTCCCTGCTGTAAAGATTTTTTTAAGAATAATGTACGTTGTTCTTCCATAATAACAGGAGAACGGGAACTTATTGCTCTGCGGAAAAGGTCAGCTTCACCCGGGGTTAGACCGGCAAAGACTGAAACGACCTGCATTACCTGTTCCTGATAGAGAATAACTCCATAGGTATCCCTTAATACTTCTTTTATTTGCTCATGGGGGTATTCTATTTTTGCATAACCATGTTTTCTTTTCAGATATTGTCCGGTCATTCCACTATCCAAAGGTCCTGGTCGGTAAAGAGAAAGTGCTGCTATTAAATCTTCCAGGTGAGATGGTGATAATTGCTTTAACAGAGAAGCCATACCAGAACTTTCCAATTGAAAAACCCCTAAAGTTTTACCTTTTTTCAGGGTATAAAAGGTTCGTGTGTCATCTAGTGGTATATTTTTTAAATTTAGTCTTATTTTATCTTTATCAAGGCTTTGTAAGGTCTTTTGGATTACTGTTAAACTTCGGGAACCCAATATGTCAATCTTCAATAACCCCATATCCTTAATGCCTTCTTTTTCGTACTGACTGACAATTTCTCCTTCCGGACTTAATTCCAGAGGAACAGTATTGGCCAGTGGTTCATCGGCAATAATAACAGCTGAAGCGTGAACTGAAATATGACGTGGTTTTCCTTCCATGAATTGAGCATAAGAAAACAACGAACGAAGAGGTTCTTTTTGATAAGAAAGCTTTTTTAATTCCGGTAAATGTTTCATGGAGGCCTTAATAACTCCCGGTGAAGAAAAATATGGCATCATTTTTGCAATTTTGTTTAACTCCTGATAGGAAAACCCTAATGCTCTGCCTGCATCCCTTACGGCAGAACGGGCCGCATAGGTATTTATAGTGCAGACATGGGTAACCCGTTCTTGTCCGAATCTTTTAAAGATATAATCAATAACCTTTTCTCTTCCAATTTGTCCGAAATCAATATCAATGTCAGGCAAATCAATTCGCTGTGGATTTAAGAATCTTTCGAAAAACAGCTTAAATTTCAATGGATCTACTTCGGTAATATTTAACAGATATGAGACCAGACTTCCGGCTGCAGATCCCTTTCCCGGGCCAACGGGAATATTATTCTGTTTAGCAAATTGAACAATATCTCTAACAATCAGGAAATATCCGGCAAAACCCATCTGATTGATAATTTGCAACTCATACTTCATACGGTAAAAAGCCTGGCTTGATGGATCGGGATAATATTTTTTTAATCCTTCCAGACATAACTCTTCCAGGTATTCCGGAGCCGAATAGGGTTTAGGAGGATTGTAGGAAGGTAATCGTATTTTGCCTAAAGCGAGTTGTAAATTGCATTTTTCGGCAATTCTTTCCGTGTTTTTAAGCGCTTCGGGCAAATGAGAAAAAAGCTTTTTCATTTCCAGGTATGATTTCAGGTAATACTGATTATTAGGAAGAGGATTGTAATGAAAGCATTGTCGTGTACTCTGATTGGCGATAGTATTAATTACTTTTTGAAAGGGAGCATGACTTTCCCCGGGATAGTGAACATTATTAGTAGCGACTAAGGGTATAGATAAATTTTTACCCAGATTAATAATATGTTTATTTACTGAATTTTCATGTTCCAGGCCGTGGTAGGAAATCTCCAGGTAGAAATTTTCCAAACCAAGCAGTTTCTTATACCACAAAGCAGTACTCTCTGCTTCCTGGTATTTTTTCAGGGCGATAAGGAGAGGTATTTCTCCCTGTAGACATCCGGAAAGAATAATAAGTCCTTTAGAGTAGTTGGTAATTATCTTTCGGTCAATAGCCGGGATCCCGGAAGGGTTTGAAAGGTGAGCTCTGCTAATTAATTGACATAGATTTCGGTACCCGTCGTTATTTTGAGCTAACAATATCAGGTGTGTTGTCTGGTTAGGTATGTATTCGCTTCTGAGGCGGACTTCACAGCCAATAATCGGCTTGATTCCTGCAGAAATAGATTTTTTATAAAATTCAACAGCCCCGTACATCCCGTCATGGTCAGTTATTGCTACAGATTTCATTTTTAGTTCCTGAACTCTGCTTATAATCTGCTCAATACTGCCCAGTCCATCCTGCATGCTGTATTGTGAATGTAAATGTAAATGGGTAAAACTCATACGTAGTTCCTTTCTATAATAAACATATGTTTGCCATATAAGCAAAAAAAATATTATCTATTTATCGTTTTCTTTCTCTGCTTGCTTGCTTACTTATTTCTTTTTTAATCAAAGCAACCTCCTGTCTAAGCAGTTTCATTAACATCAGGGCATTTTTAGTTGCCTTACCTTTGTAGTGATTGTTCATAAAAATATACTGGTCAGAAGTTTTACTGGTAATTTGCTTAA
The window above is part of the Atribacterota bacterium genome. Proteins encoded here:
- the dinB gene encoding DNA polymerase IV, with product MPTRNKRSIIHLDLDAFFASVEQRDNPAYRGKAIIVGGIFKDNGELSRRGVVCTASYQARKYDIHSGMPIWEAQQKCPGAIFIPSRIRYYSKVSHDFFQICSEYTPLIEPLSIDEVFLDVTGCKSLFGSAEEIAHKIKDRVKKELHLPVSVGIASNKFLAKIATNLGKPDGFYVLPDDNISEVLSELPITKLWGIGQKTAGILNRSGIFTIKQLTQMPDVILQGILGENGTKIKQLAQGIDNSPVCPAEESKSIGREMTFSENITNKDELTKIILDFSQNIGYTARKRGYVGKTVTLKVRFHDFRTIQRSSSLEYATNLDNIIFQKAKKLLDLIPMKSPGIRLMGIKLSSLQYGKQPRQLSFYSDDNQEEKWSALTQSVDKIREKYGKYLVQRARFLQQKTTESKKGYR
- a CDS encoding OB-fold nucleic acid binding domain-containing protein, whose product is MSTLLKFETKNVENSLLLQETIPAYTFSPSAILKIEKDILGIYVSSHPLSVYRKRISDHLPSGNIYVRSNQIEQLRPGQHVCIAGLLIQVRRQFTKNHKIMAFLLLEDESGFFEAIAFPETFQQYFSLLVKDALLMIEGNTGNREKEEKIIINKIQSINSNSGSNAL
- the dnaE gene encoding DNA polymerase III subunit alpha, with the protein product MSFTHLHLHSQYSMQDGLGSIEQIISRVQELKMKSVAITDHDGMYGAVEFYKKSISAGIKPIIGCEVRLRSEYIPNQTTHLILLAQNNDGYRNLCQLISRAHLSNPSGIPAIDRKIITNYSKGLIILSGCLQGEIPLLIALKKYQEAESTALWYKKLLGLENFYLEISYHGLEHENSVNKHIINLGKNLSIPLVATNNVHYPGESHAPFQKVINTIANQSTRQCFHYNPLPNNQYYLKSYLEMKKLFSHLPEALKNTERIAEKCNLQLALGKIRLPSYNPPKPYSAPEYLEELCLEGLKKYYPDPSSQAFYRMKYELQIINQMGFAGYFLIVRDIVQFAKQNNIPVGPGKGSAAGSLVSYLLNITEVDPLKFKLFFERFLNPQRIDLPDIDIDFGQIGREKVIDYIFKRFGQERVTHVCTINTYAARSAVRDAGRALGFSYQELNKIAKMMPYFSSPGVIKASMKHLPELKKLSYQKEPLRSLFSYAQFMEGKPRHISVHASAVIIADEPLANTVPLELSPEGEIVSQYEKEGIKDMGLLKIDILGSRSLTVIQKTLQSLDKDKIRLNLKNIPLDDTRTFYTLKKGKTLGVFQLESSGMASLLKQLSPSHLEDLIAALSLYRPGPLDSGMTGQYLKRKHGYAKIEYPHEQIKEVLRDTYGVILYQEQVMQVVSVFAGLTPGEADLFRRAISSRSPVIMEEQRTLFLKKSLQQGHNREEAENIFNLVAKFAYYGFNKAHSTSYALLSYLTCYLKVHYPTHYIAALLTCGMGYYDMDRYIQEARRFNVHILLPDVNKSNAGFSIEDRAIRIGLLQVKGLGIKQIDRILKIRDKDGPFLSLHDFCARTDSARITRSVIENLIKIGAFDFMAYPRSVLLNILPLVLTETGKEKKQCQLS